A part of Thalassophryne amazonica chromosome 3, fThaAma1.1, whole genome shotgun sequence genomic DNA contains:
- the dusp7 gene encoding dual specificity protein phosphatase 7 — MRIHGLRRGSAIVTMMPSKSVEWLQEELESGAPSLLLLDCRAHELYESSHIESAINLAIPGLMLRRLKKGNLPIRSIIPNNEDKEKFVKRCKTDVVVLYDEAAPERQQESGVGSSVLGLLLQKLRDDGCKAYYLEGGFSKFQSEYSEHCETNLDGSCPSSSPPASVLGLGGLRISSDCSDGESDREPGSATESESSPLPNNQPAFPVQILPYLYLGCAKDSANLDVLSKYNIKYILNVTPNLPNMFEHEGDFKYKQIPISDHWSQNLSQFFPEAISFIDEARSKKCGILVHCLAGISRSVTVTVAYLMQKLNLSLNDAYDFVKRKKSNISPNFNFMGQLLDFERTLGLNSPCDNHASSPTHEQLFFTTPTNHVFQLDTLEST, encoded by the exons ATGAGAATTCATGGTCTGCGGAGAGGCTCTGCGATCGTGACGATGATGCCGAGTAAGAGCGTGGAGTGGctgcaggaggagctggagtcggGGGCCCCCTCTCTGCTGCTGCTGGACTGCAGGGCCCACGAACTGTACGAGTCGTCGCACATCGAGTCGGCCATCAACCTGGCCATCCCGGGCCTGATGCTCCGCCGGCTCAAGAAGGGCAACCTGCCGATCCGCTCCATCATCCCCAACAACGAGGACAAGGAGAAGTTCGTCAAACGCTGCAAGACGGACGTGGTGGTTCTGTACGACGAGGCGGCGCCGGAGCGCCAGCAGGAGTCCGGCGTGGGCAGCTCCGTCCTGGGACTGCTCCTCCAGAAGCTCCGGGATGACGGTTGCAAGGCTTACTACCTAGAAG GAGGATTCAGCAAGTTCCAGTCAGAGTACTCTGAGCACTGCGAGACCAATTTGGATGGTTCCTGTCCCAGCAGTTCCCCACCAGCTTCTGTCCTGGGTCTGGGAGGACTCAGAATAAGCTCCGATTGCTCAGATGGGGAATCTGACCGAGAACCGGGCAGCGCCACAGAGTCAGAGAGCAGCCCGCTCCCCAACAACCAGCCAGCATTCCCTGTCCAGATCCTGCCGTACCTGTACCTTGGCTGTGCCAAAGATTCTGCCAACCTGGATGTACTCAGCAAGTACAATATCAAGTACATTCTGAATGTGACGCCCAACCTGCCCAACATGTTTGAACATGAAGGGGACTTCAAGTACAAGCAGATCCCCATCTCTGATCACTGGAGCCAAAACCTCTCTCAGTTTTTCCCTGAAGCCATTTCATTTATTG ATGAGGCTCGTTCAAAAAAGTGCGGCATCCTGGTCCACTGCCTCGCCGGGATCAGTCGTTCGGTAACCGTCACTGTGGCCTACCTGATGCAGAAGCTCAACCTCTCGCTCAATGACGCCTACGACTTTGTCAAGCGGAAAAAGTCAAACATTTCCCCGAACTTTAATTTCATGGGTCAGCTATTGGACTTTGAGAGGACACTGGGCCTCAACAGCCCGTGTGACAACCACGCTTCCTCTCCAACCCACGAGCAGCTCTTCTTCACCACTCCGACCAATCACGTCTTTCAACTGGATACACTGGAGTCCACATGA